One window of the Pseudomonas sp. S04 genome contains the following:
- a CDS encoding ABC transporter substrate-binding protein, whose translation MKNPAFAVALSAVLSTSFIATAQADKLDDIVGSGKLRCAVTLDFPPMGFRDEGNNPAGFDVDYCHDLAKILGVEAEVVETPFPDRIPALVSGRADVIVASTSDTLERAKTVGLTVPYFAFQMVVLTRDNTGINSFDDIKGKPVGNTSGTYEAIALEKDVKSWGSGSFRAYQSQNDTLLAVAQGHIDATIVTNTVAAATIKSGKYKNLKIAGNAPYVIDYVSLGAKRNEYGLLNYLNLFVNQQVRTGRYKELFVKWVGTEIPPTNLTVPQVYY comes from the coding sequence ATGAAAAACCCCGCATTTGCCGTAGCCCTCAGCGCTGTGCTCAGTACCTCCTTTATTGCCACCGCCCAGGCCGACAAGCTCGACGACATCGTCGGTTCGGGCAAGCTGCGCTGCGCCGTGACCCTGGACTTCCCGCCCATGGGTTTTCGCGATGAAGGTAACAACCCGGCGGGTTTCGACGTGGACTATTGCCACGACCTGGCGAAGATCCTCGGGGTCGAGGCTGAAGTGGTGGAGACGCCGTTCCCCGACCGGATTCCGGCGCTGGTCTCCGGGCGTGCCGACGTGATCGTTGCCTCCACTTCCGACACCCTGGAGCGGGCCAAGACCGTCGGCCTCACCGTGCCTTACTTCGCCTTCCAGATGGTGGTGCTGACCCGCGACAACACCGGCATCAACAGCTTCGACGACATCAAGGGCAAACCCGTCGGCAACACCAGCGGCACCTATGAAGCGATTGCCCTGGAAAAGGACGTGAAGAGCTGGGGCAGCGGCAGCTTCCGCGCCTACCAGTCGCAGAACGACACCTTGCTGGCGGTCGCCCAGGGCCACATCGACGCCACGATCGTGACCAACACAGTTGCCGCCGCGACCATTAAGTCGGGCAAATACAAGAACCTGAAAATCGCCGGCAACGCCCCCTACGTGATCGACTACGTGTCGCTGGGCGCCAAGCGTAACGAGTACGGCCTGCTCAACTACCTCAACCTGTTCGTCAACCAGCAGGTGCGCACCGGGCGCTACAAAGAGCTGTTCGTCAAATGGGTCGGCACCGAGATCCCGCCGACCAACCTGACCGTGCCTCAGGTCTACTACTAA
- the lhpI gene encoding cis-3-hydroxy-L-proline dehydratase — protein sequence MPRLTSLTGRCLVPGAAEGALLFADVGLSFWGGVDPCSGEVIDRHHPLSGQHLAGRVLAIPSGRGSCTGSSVLMELISNGHAPAALVLAEPDEILTLGVLVAQTIFQRSLPVLCIGREAFATLRGMAVARVEDSALSLFEQAPEDAWQAPDNTLRKPDNHSTLELSELDQALLAGHHGQAAQVAMQIVLRMARLQGAQRLVDVTQAHIDGCIYTGPASLRFAEQLVQWGAKVRVPTTLNSISVDQRRWRELGIDPALGVPASALGDAYMAMGAQLSFTCAPYLLDSAPQAGEQIVWAESNAVVYANSVLGARTLKYPDYLDICIALTGRAPLIGCHLDAQRKAGLQVQVPELADLDDAFYPLLGYHIGALAGSRIPLVLGLEQRQPSLDDLKAFGAAFATTSAAPMFHIAGVTPEALDPRQVLEADVLLPQENIHLQDLLVSWRELNSARDSRVDMVSLGNPHFSLSEFGHLARLCRGRHKHPAVVVAITCGRAVLEQARAAGHIAVIEAFGATLVTDTCWCMLGEPVIPLTATTLMTNSGKYAHYAPGLVGRKVHFASLKECVEAACTATASGRLPAWLQPAARLENPAHV from the coding sequence ATGCCTAGGCTCACTTCTCTGACCGGGCGCTGTCTGGTCCCGGGCGCCGCCGAAGGCGCCTTGCTGTTCGCCGATGTCGGCCTGAGTTTCTGGGGCGGGGTCGATCCGTGCAGCGGTGAGGTCATCGACCGTCACCACCCCCTCAGCGGCCAACACCTGGCCGGCCGGGTGCTGGCGATTCCCAGCGGCCGCGGCTCCTGTACTGGCAGCAGCGTGCTGATGGAGTTGATCAGCAACGGTCATGCCCCAGCGGCACTGGTGCTGGCCGAACCGGATGAGATCCTGACCCTGGGCGTGCTCGTGGCGCAGACGATTTTCCAACGTTCCCTGCCGGTGCTGTGCATCGGCCGGGAGGCCTTTGCCACCCTGCGCGGCATGGCTGTCGCGCGGGTCGAAGACAGCGCCCTGAGCCTGTTCGAGCAAGCACCCGAAGATGCCTGGCAGGCACCCGACAACACCCTGCGCAAACCCGACAACCATAGCACCCTGGAGCTCAGCGAACTGGATCAGGCACTGCTCGCCGGCCACCATGGCCAGGCCGCGCAAGTGGCGATGCAGATCGTCCTGCGCATGGCCCGGTTGCAGGGCGCGCAACGCCTGGTGGATGTCACCCAGGCGCACATCGACGGCTGCATCTACACCGGTCCGGCCAGCCTGCGGTTTGCCGAACAACTGGTGCAGTGGGGCGCGAAAGTGCGCGTGCCCACCACCCTCAATTCGATCTCCGTGGACCAGCGCCGCTGGCGCGAACTGGGCATCGATCCTGCCCTCGGCGTACCGGCCAGTGCCCTGGGAGATGCCTACATGGCGATGGGCGCACAACTGAGCTTCACCTGTGCACCGTACCTGCTCGACAGCGCCCCCCAGGCCGGCGAGCAGATTGTCTGGGCTGAATCGAATGCCGTGGTCTACGCCAACAGCGTGCTCGGCGCGCGGACCCTCAAGTACCCGGACTACCTGGACATCTGCATTGCCCTCACCGGCCGTGCGCCCCTGATCGGCTGCCACCTGGACGCCCAGCGCAAGGCCGGTCTGCAGGTGCAGGTACCCGAACTGGCGGACCTGGACGACGCGTTCTACCCGCTGCTCGGCTACCACATCGGCGCCCTGGCAGGCAGCCGCATTCCCCTGGTGCTGGGCCTGGAACAGCGCCAACCGAGCCTGGATGATCTCAAGGCCTTCGGCGCGGCGTTCGCCACTACATCGGCGGCGCCGATGTTCCATATTGCCGGGGTCACCCCCGAGGCGCTCGACCCGCGCCAGGTGCTGGAGGCCGACGTCCTGCTCCCCCAGGAAAACATCCACCTGCAAGACCTGCTGGTGAGCTGGCGTGAACTCAACAGCGCCCGCGACAGCCGGGTCGATATGGTCTCCCTGGGCAACCCGCACTTTTCCCTGAGTGAATTTGGCCACTTGGCGCGCTTGTGTCGCGGCCGGCACAAGCACCCCGCGGTGGTGGTCGCCATCACCTGCGGCCGTGCAGTGCTGGAGCAGGCGCGGGCCGCCGGGCACATCGCGGTGATTGAAGCCTTCGGCGCGACCCTGGTCACCGACACCTGCTGGTGCATGCTCGGCGAGCCGGTGATCCCGCTGACGGCCACCACCCTGATGACCAACTCGGGCAAATACGCCCACTACGCACCCGGCCTGGTGGGGCGCAAGGTGCACTTCGCCAGCCTCAAGGAATGTGTCGAAGCCGCCTGCACCGCCACGGCCAGCGGACGCCTGCCGGCCTGGCTGCAACCTGCTGCCCGCCTGGAGAATCCTGCGCATGTTTGA
- a CDS encoding amino acid ABC transporter permease yields the protein MFDYSFQWRSALRALPDMLAGALVTFETAALSMIFGVLIALALTVMRETRNPLLRGIGNGWVSIARNTPSLFQIYVLYFGLGSLGLHVSSWFALLAGITFNNAGYLAENFRGGLKAVPDTQVRAARSLGMSAFQAYRLIIVPQLLRIVFYPLTNQMVWAVLMTSLGVIVGLNNDLTGVTQDYNVKTFRTFEYFAIAAVLYYLIAKAIVAVARLLSWRLFRY from the coding sequence ATGTTTGACTACAGCTTCCAATGGCGCTCGGCCCTGCGCGCCCTGCCGGACATGCTTGCCGGCGCCCTGGTGACCTTCGAGACGGCAGCCCTGTCGATGATCTTCGGGGTGCTGATCGCCCTGGCCCTGACGGTGATGCGCGAAACCCGCAACCCGCTGCTGCGCGGGATCGGCAACGGCTGGGTATCGATTGCCCGCAACACCCCGTCGCTGTTCCAGATCTACGTCCTGTACTTCGGCCTGGGTTCGCTCGGCTTGCATGTCAGTTCGTGGTTCGCCCTGCTCGCCGGGATCACCTTCAACAACGCCGGCTATCTGGCGGAAAACTTTCGCGGCGGCCTCAAGGCCGTGCCCGACACCCAGGTGCGTGCCGCACGCTCGCTGGGCATGAGCGCGTTCCAGGCCTATCGCCTGATCATCGTCCCGCAACTGCTGCGCATCGTCTTCTACCCGCTGACCAATCAAATGGTCTGGGCGGTACTGATGACCTCGCTGGGGGTGATCGTCGGGCTGAACAACGACCTGACCGGGGTGACCCAGGACTACAACGTCAAGACGTTCCGCACCTTCGAGTACTTCGCCATTGCCGCGGTCCTGTACTACCTGATTGCCAAGGCGATCGTCGCGGTGGCCCGACTGCTGTCGTGGCGGCTGTTCCGTTACTGA
- a CDS encoding amino acid ABC transporter permease, translating into MFTTSFSINDLLFLLNGAWVTLQLTFWSIILGTVAGLLFGLLRALMPRASLPLAWVLDVFRSVPLLIQFVLFNSLKSIVGLNISAFSVGCIVLGVYAAAYFTEIVRSGVLSVPYTLRRASRSLGLSYLQDLRWIVLPMATRVAFPGWLNLVLSVMKDTALVMWIGIVELLRASQTIVTRIQEPLLVLCVAGLIYYVMSLVVARLGARLERRWQEND; encoded by the coding sequence ATGTTTACCACCAGCTTCTCGATCAATGACCTGCTGTTCCTGCTCAACGGTGCCTGGGTCACGCTGCAACTGACGTTCTGGTCGATCATCCTCGGCACCGTGGCCGGGCTGCTGTTTGGCTTGCTGCGCGCCCTGATGCCACGGGCCAGCCTGCCCCTGGCCTGGGTGCTGGACGTGTTTCGCAGCGTGCCGTTGCTGATCCAGTTCGTGCTGTTCAACTCGCTGAAAAGCATCGTCGGCCTGAACATCAGCGCCTTCAGTGTCGGCTGCATCGTGCTGGGGGTGTACGCCGCGGCGTACTTCACCGAAATCGTGCGTAGCGGTGTGCTCTCGGTGCCCTACACCCTGCGCCGCGCCAGTCGTTCCCTGGGTCTGAGCTACCTGCAGGACCTGCGCTGGATCGTCCTGCCGATGGCTACCCGCGTGGCCTTCCCCGGCTGGCTGAACCTGGTCCTGAGCGTGATGAAAGACACCGCGCTGGTGATGTGGATCGGCATCGTCGAACTGCTGCGCGCCTCGCAAACCATCGTCACCCGCATCCAGGAGCCGTTGTTGGTGCTGTGCGTCGCGGGTCTGATCTATTACGTCATGAGCCTGGTGGTTGCCCGCCTGGGCGCTCGTCTGGAAAGAAGGTGGCAAGAAAATGATTGA
- a CDS encoding amino acid ABC transporter ATP-binding protein — MIEIDNVHKSFGDLEVVKGVSLTVNKGEVVSIIGGSGSGKSTLLMCINGLEPIQKGNIRVDGIEVHGNGTDLNRLRQKIGIVFQQWNAFPHLTVLENVMLAPRKVLGKSKAEAEELAVRQLTHVGLGDKLKTFPGKLSGGQQQRMAIARALAMSPDYMLFDEATSALDPQLVGEVLDTMRMLAEDGMTMVLVTHEIRFARDVSDRVAFFRNGLVHEIGSPDQVIGNPLHAETAAFLKSVK; from the coding sequence ATGATTGAGATCGACAACGTACACAAATCCTTCGGCGACCTGGAAGTGGTCAAGGGCGTCAGCCTGACGGTGAACAAGGGCGAGGTGGTGTCGATCATCGGCGGCTCCGGCTCCGGCAAGTCGACCCTGCTGATGTGCATCAACGGCCTGGAACCGATCCAGAAAGGCAACATCCGCGTCGACGGCATCGAGGTCCACGGCAACGGCACCGACCTCAACCGCCTGCGGCAGAAAATCGGCATCGTGTTCCAGCAATGGAACGCCTTCCCGCACCTGACGGTCCTGGAGAACGTGATGCTGGCGCCGCGCAAAGTGCTCGGCAAAAGCAAGGCCGAGGCTGAGGAGCTGGCGGTCAGGCAACTGACTCACGTGGGCCTGGGCGACAAGCTCAAGACCTTCCCCGGCAAGCTTTCCGGCGGCCAGCAACAACGCATGGCCATCGCCCGCGCCCTGGCGATGTCGCCGGACTACATGCTGTTCGACGAAGCCACCTCGGCCCTCGACCCGCAGTTGGTGGGCGAAGTCCTGGACACCATGCGCATGCTCGCCGAAGACGGCATGACCATGGTCCTGGTGACCCACGAAATCCGCTTCGCGCGGGATGTCTCCGACCGCGTGGCGTTCTTTCGCAACGGCCTGGTGCACGAGATCGGCTCGCCGGACCAGGTCATCGGCAACCCGCTGCACGCAGAGACGGCGGCGTTTCTCAAATCGGTGAAATAA